In Vespula pensylvanica isolate Volc-1 chromosome 2, ASM1446617v1, whole genome shotgun sequence, the genomic window ATACGAAACTCTCCAcatagttaattaattattaaaataattaattgattatgaaaattttttaattatcaaaaattcttGCAAATTTATATCAACGACTTCGTCGAACAAttcacactttttttttttttttttttactttcaatgGGAAAAAGAtgctagaaaaaaaatactaaccAGCGTcgatacttgaaaaaaaaaaaagaaaaaaaaaatatcggtTAATTCTTCGAAATTTCTCAATCGTCCTACCGACTCTTCATGAACCTTTCTATTTTCAACAAaggaagaatttcttttttcatctctcttttttcctctcttatattttttcatatttttcatttttgaaaaatttatttttatattttttattattattttttttttattctttatattttggaaaaattcGTATTTCTCAGCTTaagaaaagtttctaaatACATTTGTACCTTTAACAAAAAAGAGGAGCTTCCGGTTGATTCCACCAATGAGCTGCCAAGAGTAAATAAAGCTCTTGATCCTGTACAGTATATCCAGGTGGTGGTTGCGAGGGTAAAGGCGGAGGTATCGGTGGTAATAAGGAATAGGACGGTGGTGGTGGCGACGGTGACAAAGATTGCGAAAACGTTGTTGAAGGTGGTGTAGGCGGCGTTGGTGGCGTCGGTACCGTTTGTGTTATCGCATTTGTTCCAGAGACAACCTCATCCTCCGACTTCTCCTCTTCTGCCGGAGATCAAAGCGCACTGTCGAATATAGCTAATGATCTTGTGATCACATCGTCCTATAAACATATcccaaaacaaaataatatcgatcaaaCAATtctcattttcaatttaacagattcaatataattaattattctcgaCATTCttgtattttgttaattatagaATGAGTATCAAAATATTACTGAATGATCTTTATACAATTCTAAATATTCGATCgacgttcgaatatttttttgatctttAGAAATATTGTAACGTTGTTAGATTAATACAaacgttataatatttaaaagcgATACTAACTAAATTTCTGATCGAATGGATGATGATGGCTTatggacgaaaaaaaaaagaaaaagaaagaaaagaaaagaaaaaaaatggcggTGGGATAGGTGGCTTGGAAATTTTcatgaacaaatttttcttcgattttatcgacGTTGGTCAacctattatttttatatctacgaattctaaaaaaacaaaaaaaaaaaaaaagaaaagaaaaagaaaaaaacactcTCAcgtatcgataaaacgatataatatttctaacgaTCTAACAAAAGCTCTATCGCTTTGTCGTACCTTGAGACAACTCTCAATAAATTCCTCGATAGTGATAACACCGTCTTGATTAAGATCCAACTTTTTGAAGACTCTGTCCAACTGTTCCctagcttttctttcttcctcggcGTGATGTCTTCTACCCATGAGCTCGTGAACAGCCGTAACCATTTCACCTAATTCACCTCTCGTGATGCAACCATCGCCGTTTATGTCGTACAATTTGAAAGTCCATCTTAGTTTTTCGTAAATACTACCTCGCAAAAGGGTCGATAGGGTTACCAAAAGATCCTGCAGATAGATTTAATCAAAGTTAATTAATCTcataatatatcatacatatataaataaaaatgtttagtaAAACTgagaacaacaaaaaaattaaacaacaaaaattcttattaaaataaataaataaataaataaataaataaatataaaatgatgactctctttctctctttctctctctctctgtctctctaatTCTCGGTTAATTACCCTAAAGCTGATGGCCCCGTTACAGTTAACGTCGAAAGCCTTGAATACGTAGTGAGCGTAGAGGCTGGAGTCTGCAATTCGCATGAGGGGTCGCCATTAACTAATTTACGCAAAAATCGTATCTCATATATAATTGGAACTCACTGCCATGCGGGAAGAATTTTGCGTATATGTCCTTGAAGGAGTCCTCGTGAACCACGCCTTCCGGGCATTCCTGAAAGTAAACAcgggaaaaagagagtataaaaaaagaacaacttATTATACTTcctcttcctatttctctctctctctctttctttgtactTAATTTATCCGTCTAGGCCTCTTCTAACACCCCCTCCTACCCTCatttacattctctctctctctctttctctcttttacgttctttctcattctccaGGAATATAGCTCAAGAGTTAAGCGACCCGTACACTTTTCTCGTTAGGCTAATTGGTGACGAAGCCTCACTCAAACGAGTTTTCCTCCTTCGTGATTCCGATTGGCAGCGACACGACTCTCgttaatatacttacatatgtgtatatataccttAAGTACTCCGTCTACCTACgtacttcattttttctctcgtttcttttttcttttctttcccttttctttttttgtattttttattttattttattttattttattttattttattttctgtatcGTCGAgactatttaaaaatgttagggaaagaaaagaaaacgggaaaagagaaaatcgttaACTATGgtaatatgaataattcttTACAGGTAAGAGAACCATATTTGAAGGACATTCAAAATGAGGATTCCGCATACAATTACCGAGAATATCTTCGAAGCTTACaagtaattaattcaattttattttttatgcgtGTGGACCAagtgtttcttctttttttctttattagaagaaaaaaaaaagaaaaaagaaaagagataaataagagaaaagaaagaaaaaaaaaaattcaactcACAACTTCGTTCGTATCtacttaaattaaaatgaagaaagagagagagaaagagagatagagagagagagagagagagaaagagagaaaagttattcaatttcgattattttaacgagataCGTAGCgtggaatttatttattgtttgatggaattattattttttttttcattttatacagATGCTCAACAGAGAGTTCTTTATTGCCATACGAACAACGGAGAACACTTATTTCTGAAAATTTCAACTGGGATGATAACATAGTACCGGAATTAAAGATACTAGCTCTTGGTGTTATAGTATCGTTATGGGAAAAATATCCCATACTCGAAGAATTGTCAAATTGTATGGATCAAGATGTTATTATAGAAACCTTGCCTACTGATCTTCCCTTTGAGTTGACTATTACTAAGATAACCGACGAACATTATTGGGAACGTGCTGCTAAAAATAggttgattattttcttcatcattttcttttctttttttttttttctttttttttatttatttctattcatataatttgttaaatagatatttaataatttgtatatgcatatatatatatatatataaatttgtattatttttatatttatattacagagttcatatattatttataataaatatattatatgtaatatatatatatatatatataatatactaatgatattatatatctagtaataataatatattatattagtataatataatatatttatattatatattattacatacatacatatatatatgatttctaATAGATGGTCTTTTAATAATCCAAACGATTACGGTAATTCATGGCGAAGATTATACTGCGAACGTCATTTGGCCgaatatttggaaaattttgAAGCGAGCTACTTTGAATCGCAAAGAGAAGATTGTATGAAAATTTTGGAACTATCGAGCGAGCACGTGCGTGTATTGAAGTTGCATTCTCTAAAACCTACCAAGTGAGTGCAACGAAGGTGCCAACggataatatatcttttcgaCTGAACGCCCTCTCACAATATTcctaaagattattattagatacacGTTCTCGGCCTCTTGGCTAAAATCGTCTTTACGTTTGCACTTGAAGCTAAGTCGAAATTATGCTCCAAGTATTTCAGGCCATTTCTTTATACGTAgtgtcagaaaaaaaaaaaaaaaaaaaaaaacaaaaaggaaaaaaaaaagggaaatctcataattatcattatcgagCTAAATTCAAAACAattctaatttaataaataaataaataaataaataaataaattaacaaatatatatatactatttgtTAATAACATAATTGAAACAAacggaaacaaaaaat contains:
- the LOC122637867 gene encoding Kv channel-interacting protein 1, which gives rise to MATPPDSPGPEEALFEFESTRARQQTARPVALEELLRQTKFSRQEIRVMYRGFKQECPEGVVHEDSFKDIYAKFFPHGNSSLYAHYVFKAFDVNCNGAISFRDLLVTLSTLLRGSIYEKLRWTFKLYDINGDGCITRGELGEMVTAVHELMGRRHHAEEERKAREQLDRVFKKLDLNQDGVITIEEFIESCLKDDVITRSLAIFDSAL